From bacterium, one genomic window encodes:
- a CDS encoding TRAP transporter small permease subunit, with translation MDKLLSLMDKLSSWIGKSASIFSLLTAAVITYEIFVRQVLVSPTVWAAEATVFACGILYLLGGPWTLLEDKHVRVDALYRRFSPRLRALVDSITFLPFCLYLLVMIWATWHYAVESLELGETTMSPWNPPIWPMKLIMLVALVLIFLQGTAKFLRDLAFLAKGRRP, from the coding sequence ATGGACAAGCTCTTGAGCCTCATGGATAAGCTCAGCAGCTGGATCGGTAAGTCGGCTAGCATATTTTCCCTCTTAACCGCAGCTGTCATCACGTATGAGATATTTGTGAGGCAGGTTCTTGTGAGCCCTACGGTGTGGGCGGCCGAGGCCACTGTTTTTGCCTGTGGGATCCTTTATCTTCTGGGCGGGCCTTGGACCCTGCTTGAGGACAAGCATGTTAGGGTAGATGCGCTTTACCGCAGGTTCTCGCCCAGGCTCAGGGCCTTGGTGGACTCCATCACATTTTTGCCTTTTTGCCTTTATCTCCTGGTAATGATCTGGGCCACCTGGCATTACGCCGTGGAGTCTCTGGAGTTGGGGGAGACCACCATGTCCCCATGGAATCCACCCATATGGCCCATGAAACTCATAATGCTTGTGGCCCTGGTCTTGATCTTTCTCCAGGGCACTGCCAAGTTTCTGCGTGACCTGGCCTTCTTGGCCAAAGGGAGAAGGCCATGA